The nucleotide window TCGAATACGTCGTCCATGCTATTGCACTTACGCATAGCATCGGACACCTTGAATCCCCACGATTTTGCCTTTTGCAGGTTCTCATAGTGGCCGTCGCACGGAAGATTTTCGCCCAACAAATAATAGAGATAAGTATCGAGTTGTCGCTTGGCCACCTCGGCAGGATTCTGTAATTTCAGTGTTCCTGAAGCTGCGTTTCGGGGATTGGCAAACAGAGCCTCTTCCTGCTCCTCGCGTTCCTTATTCATACGGTCGAACGACTCCCAGGGCAATAAAATTTCACCCCGAATCTCGAACGAAGCAGGATAATCATCGCCCTGCAAACGCAGCGGAATAGCGCGGATCGTCTTCACGTTAGCCGTCACATCATCGCCATTCACGCCGTCGCCGCGGGTTACGGCACGCACAAGGACGCCATCTTCGTAACTCAAAGAGATAGAGACTCCGTCGAACTTCAGTTCGCAAACGATCTCGAACGGTTCGTCAATCAGTTTCGCAGCCCGGTTGAAGAAGTCAGCCACCTCGCTTTCGGAGTAGGTATTGCCCAGCGAGAGCATCGGATAACGGTGCGCCACCCGCTCGAACTCCTTGGCAAGGTCGCTACCCACTCGCTGCGTAGGTGAACTCGGGTCGAAAAACTCGGGATGCGCCGCTTCGAGCTGCTGCAACTCTTTCAGCTTCATGTCGAACTCGTAGTCGCTGATCGAGGGTTGCGACAACACGTAGTAACGATAGTTATGATCGTGCAATTCGCGACGAAGGGTTTCTATTTGTTGTTGGACTAAAGCCCCACCCGACCTCCCCACAGGGGAGGAGATTAAATCTGACATTGCGAGATATTTATAAAGAAATTCAACAGCTTAGCACCTACCAACTCTTCCTGATTTACCATTTAAGAAGCCTCCCCCTGAGGGGAGGTTGGTGGAGCTTCAATTCGTTTTAAACTTAAACTTCACCTCTTTCAACTCTTCGTTGGCCTTCACGATTTTCTTTTTCAGGCCTTCTTTGTAGTCGATCAGTTTGGTTTGCAGACTTTCGTCGCCGGAAGCTAAGATTTGTACCGCCAACAGAGCCGCATTCATCGAAGCGTTGATACCAACAGTTGCCACGGGAATACCCGGAGGCATTTGCACGATAGCCAGCAGGGCATCCATACCGTCGAGCGAAGCGTTGATAGGCACCCCGATAACAGGTAGCGGAGTCATCGAAGCAATTACACCGGGAAGGTGAGCCGCCATACCGGCCGCAGCCACAATCACCTTGATGCCGCGTTCGCGGGCGCCGGTGGCAAATACTTCCACCTCTTTGGGAGTACGGTGAGCCGAAAGCGCATGAATTTCGAACGGAATCTGGAACTCGTCAAAAACCTTGGCGGCTTTTTCCATAACGGGCAAATCGGAGGTACTGCCCATGATAATGCTAACAACCGGAGTCATAATAAAACGATTTAATGATTTGATATTATATTGATTACTTCTTTACAACGTGATTTCGTTTTGCTTCAACGAAATTACATCAAATTTCGCCAAAGACAAAAAAGCCGCACAGGAAATCCCGCACGGCTTTCGAACAAATATCAGCTCAGTTTATTTTACAGTTACCTTCAACGGACTTTGGAGTTTGAGACTAAAATCACGCAGGTAATCGAACCACGACTGATCGTTGGGGAAACCCCATTGGCTCCAACCTGCGCCGAAGTAATAGGTAAATTTGGTGCCGGGTTTGTAGTTGGCAAACGCGAGCACATGATCGCCCTGCAACTTACCGGAAAGCATCTTCCCGCTTCCAAGAACAGCTCCTACATAATCGCGTCCGGCAGGAACACCGGCATCGGAAGTTGCCACCTCGCCGTAACCAATACAACCGGCTTTGGCATCTATTTTAGAAACACCCTTTTTATCGTGCAGGAACAATCCGGCAGCCAGTTTCATTCCGGTAGGAACTTTACCCACATACGACACAACGGCTTTGTTCAGCTGCGAACCGGCATCGATCGAAACGGTATAGTATTCTTTCAAGCAGGTTTTTCCCACCTTCACTGAGTCATAGGTTAACTGAAAAGTGGTGCGCAACGGCCCGTTTTCAATCACTTTCCACGTACTGTACTGGTTCTGCACCCACAACGTAGAATCGGTGTAAGGAGCAATACCTCCGGCACCCAGCGTGTGAGCCACCTTGTAGCAGTCGATCCCTTCGCCATGATCCACGTGATAGTGAATTCCCTTTTGAAGATCGTTGTAGTAGAATTTATCCACAATCAGGGCTTCAGTCTTTTTTAACCAAACATCCACCCCGTTACTGGGGTTTTCGTTGGCAAGTTTCGGACCATACATGCGGAAAGCAATGCGGTCGTTTTCCCAGGCAAAGTCGTCTTTCCGTTCGGGGACAAAGCGTCCGAAGGTTTTCACGGCAAACTTCTCGGGAGTACCGGCTTTGATTTCGTACACCGCCGAACCGTTGGCTTTCACCGTTGCCGGAAAAATAAGCGTCAGTTTATTCGCCGTTACCTGATAGGGCACCTGATTTCCTTTGGCATCCACCACAATAAAACTTTTGGCATCTGTCCCCAGTTTTTGCTTCACCACAGCCATGCTCACCGAAACGATCTCTTTGTTGCGGTCGAAACCCAGCGTGTTGGCTACCGTCACCTTCAGCGAAGCGGCAAATGCGGTTGACGTAACGACAATTGCCATTAATGCGATTACTAATTTCTTCATCATCGTGCGTTGTTAATTCAAAAACAGAAGAATCAAGACAAACAACCGGGCGATACCGGCTGTTGCTTGATTCTACAGGATTGAAATTTATAAAACAAATTTATTTGGGTTGTTTACCGATGTAAGCCAAAATACCACCATCAACATACAACACATGACCGTTTACAAAGTCAGAAGCGCTCGAAGCGAGGAATACGGCCGGTCCCTGAAGATCTTCGGGAGTTCCCCAGCGTGCAGCCGGAGTCTTGGCAATAATGAACGAGTTGAAGGGGTGTCCCTCTTCACGTAAAGGAGCAGTCTGCGGAGTAGCGATGTAACCCGGACCGATACCGTTACACTGAATATTGTATTCGCCATATTCGGAAGCGATATTCTTAGTGAGCATTTTCAAGCCACCTTTGGCAGCAGCGTAAGCCGAAACAGTTTCGCGTCCCAGTTCGCTCATCATCGAGCAAATGTTGATAATTTTACCGCCACCTTTCTGAATCATTCCGGGAATAACGGCTTTCGAAACGATAAACGGAGCATTGAGGTCTACGTCGATCACCTGACGGAATTCAGAAGCCTTCATTTCGATCATCGGAATGCGTTTGATGATACCTGCATTGTTAACTAGAATATCGATCACGCCCACTTCTTTGGCAATCTGAGCCACCATAGCGTCTACCTGATCTTCGTTGGTCACGTCGCAAACATAACCATGAGCTTCGATACCGCTGTTTTTATATTCCGCAACACCTTTCTCAACGAGTTCTGCATTGATATCGTTGAAAGTGATGGTAGCGCCAGCACCGGCAAGTGCTTTGGCAATAGCCATCCCAATACCGTAAGAAGCGCCGGTTACCAACGCTACTTTTCCGTTAAGTAAAAATTGATCTGTCATTGTTGTAGTGATTGATGTAAAATTGTGTGTATTCTTTGTATGAAAACAGGATTATCGCAGACAAAGGTCGGCAACAATCCTGCAAAATGTTTTATCTGAGTTCTTCGATTTTAAAGAAGTCCTGATCACCGTAGTCCACGTTTTCGCCGCCCATACCCCAAATAAAGGTGTAATTAGCGGTTGCTGCTGCCGAGTGAATCGACCATTGCGGAGAAATCACAGCCTGATCACCCTGCATCCAGATGTGGCGTGTTTCGGTAGGTTCGCCCATAAAGTGACACACGGCCTGACCTTCGGGTACTTCAAAATAGAAGTAAGCCTCCATACGACGGCTGTGAATGTGTGCCGGCATGGTATTCCACACGCTGCCCGGTTGCAATTCGGTCATACCCATCTGTAACTGACAAGTAGGCAACACCTGATTTACAAGCATTTTATTGATATTTCTGTGGTTCGAAGTTTCCAGTGCTCCCATTTCGGCAACCACGGCATCGGCTTTAGTTACTTTTTTGTCGGGATAGGTTTGATGAGCCGGAGTTGAGTTGAAGTAGAATTTAGCTGGCGACTTGGCATCGGCGCTTTCGAAATAGACTTCACGATCTCCCATACCCAGATACAAAGCCTCTTTATAACCTAATTCAAAGGTTACTCCATCCACTGTAACTTTTCCGTTATCGCCCACGTTAAATATTCCAAGTTCACGACGCGACAGGAAATAGGGCATTTTAAGCGGATCGATAGCTTCAAGCGACAATTTTTCTCCGGCAGGCATTGCTCCACCCACAATCAAACGGTCGTACATGGTATAAACCATATTCACTTCGTTGGGTGCGAAAATTGTTTCAATCAGGTGCTCTTTGCGGAGACGTGCGGTATCGTAATGCTTTGCATCCTCAGGATGAGCAGCATAACGAATTTCATAATTTGTTTTCATGAGTTATTTTTTTTGATATAAAAGTCCGATTTCATGCAGGAAAACTTTTTTTCATCGTTTTACCGCAAGAAAAATTGGTTTTCCAGTTCACAAAAATAGTAATTTATTTTCAGAACAAAGACGGAAATCACGTCATAAAACACATAAAATGGCGGCATTTTTAATCACTACCGACGGAGTGGTAAACCAATCCTCACAACCGCCTCCTCTTCAATCTTTTTTAACTAAAAATTTCAGTGTTCAAACGATGATTTCCTGCTCAAAATTAGTAATTTTGCGCAAGAAACAACAATACATTTCGCAATGCCATCAATCGCTTCACTTACAGGACAAAAAACGCGCACCATGCTCATTGATGTCGCCCGAATGCTTTTTGCCAAGTGGGGAAAAGCAAACACCACAATGAACGACATTGCCAATGCCTCGAACAAAGGCAGGCGCACGTTATACACTTACTTTAGCAATAAAGATCAGATTTATCTTGCGGTTATCGAGCAAGAGTTGAATATCCTGAATGAGAAATTACAAAAAGTTGCGGCCATGGATATACCACCCGACAAGAAATTGGCGGAATACATATTCACTCGATTAGACGCAGTGAAAGAATCCATTACCCGAAACGGCTCATTAAAGTCTGATTTTTTCCGCGATATTTATGAGGTAGAAAAAGCCCGTCGACGTTTCGACATCAAAGAAATCAAACTGCTGGTCGGTATTTTTCAGGAAGGAAAAGAGAAAGGCTATTTCAACCTGCATGATGCTGAGCTATCTGCACAAATTTTCCACTATGCTCTGCGTGGTATCGAAACGCCTTATGTTCGCGACAGGGTAAGTGAAAAAATGAAATACAACAAACGGTTTATCATCAACGCATTTATGCACGGGATATTAATCCCAAAACAAAACCGTCCGCACAATGATGAAAACGAATAAAAAAAATGGTGGTTACTTTGAGGGTAACCACCATTTTTTATCACGATAGCTCTTTATTGACGTTGCTTTACTGCTTCATACACCAGAAC belongs to Paludibacter jiangxiensis and includes:
- a CDS encoding TetR/AcrR family transcriptional regulator; the protein is MPSIASLTGQKTRTMLIDVARMLFAKWGKANTTMNDIANASNKGRRTLYTYFSNKDQIYLAVIEQELNILNEKLQKVAAMDIPPDKKLAEYIFTRLDAVKESITRNGSLKSDFFRDIYEVEKARRRFDIKEIKLLVGIFQEGKEKGYFNLHDAELSAQIFHYALRGIETPYVRDRVSEKMKYNKRFIINAFMHGILIPKQNRPHNDENE
- the kduI gene encoding 5-dehydro-4-deoxy-D-glucuronate isomerase, giving the protein MKTNYEIRYAAHPEDAKHYDTARLRKEHLIETIFAPNEVNMVYTMYDRLIVGGAMPAGEKLSLEAIDPLKMPYFLSRRELGIFNVGDNGKVTVDGVTFELGYKEALYLGMGDREVYFESADAKSPAKFYFNSTPAHQTYPDKKVTKADAVVAEMGALETSNHRNINKMLVNQVLPTCQLQMGMTELQPGSVWNTMPAHIHSRRMEAYFYFEVPEGQAVCHFMGEPTETRHIWMQGDQAVISPQWSIHSAAATANYTFIWGMGGENVDYGDQDFFKIEELR
- a CDS encoding gluconate 5-dehydrogenase, with amino-acid sequence MTDQFLLNGKVALVTGASYGIGMAIAKALAGAGATITFNDINAELVEKGVAEYKNSGIEAHGYVCDVTNEDQVDAMVAQIAKEVGVIDILVNNAGIIKRIPMIEMKASEFRQVIDVDLNAPFIVSKAVIPGMIQKGGGKIINICSMMSELGRETVSAYAAAKGGLKMLTKNIASEYGEYNIQCNGIGPGYIATPQTAPLREEGHPFNSFIIAKTPAARWGTPEDLQGPAVFLASSASDFVNGHVLYVDGGILAYIGKQPK
- a CDS encoding DUF4861 family protein, yielding MMKKLVIALMAIVVTSTAFAASLKVTVANTLGFDRNKEIVSVSMAVVKQKLGTDAKSFIVVDAKGNQVPYQVTANKLTLIFPATVKANGSAVYEIKAGTPEKFAVKTFGRFVPERKDDFAWENDRIAFRMYGPKLANENPSNGVDVWLKKTEALIVDKFYYNDLQKGIHYHVDHGEGIDCYKVAHTLGAGGIAPYTDSTLWVQNQYSTWKVIENGPLRTTFQLTYDSVKVGKTCLKEYYTVSIDAGSQLNKAVVSYVGKVPTGMKLAAGLFLHDKKGVSKIDAKAGCIGYGEVATSDAGVPAGRDYVGAVLGSGKMLSGKLQGDHVLAFANYKPGTKFTYYFGAGWSQWGFPNDQSWFDYLRDFSLKLQSPLKVTVK
- the purE gene encoding 5-(carboxyamino)imidazole ribonucleotide mutase, with the translated sequence MTPVVSIIMGSTSDLPVMEKAAKVFDEFQIPFEIHALSAHRTPKEVEVFATGARERGIKVIVAAAGMAAHLPGVIASMTPLPVIGVPINASLDGMDALLAIVQMPPGIPVATVGINASMNAALLAVQILASGDESLQTKLIDYKEGLKKKIVKANEELKEVKFKFKTN